A window from bacterium encodes these proteins:
- a CDS encoding phosphoribosyltransferase: MRVMRFVDRKEAGQLLAERLMQYAGPDTVVIGLPRGGVPVAREVANRLNAPLDILVSRKLGAPGNPEFALGAITARGGRVLNEQALRRLWIPPGYLDQEALEQRALAERRAHDLREARGALPLEGKVVILVDDGIATGMTVRAALADVREQQPAKVILAAPVIAADTARVLAPMADALEVVLVPEEFYAVGQFYDRFDQVEDDEVRAILKEAAAAASQAKRS; the protein is encoded by the coding sequence GTGAGGGTCATGAGGTTTGTCGATCGCAAGGAGGCGGGCCAATTGCTCGCCGAGCGCTTGATGCAGTACGCGGGCCCGGACACGGTGGTGATCGGCCTGCCGCGCGGCGGGGTGCCGGTGGCCCGTGAGGTCGCAAATCGCCTGAACGCGCCCCTCGACATCCTCGTTTCGCGCAAGCTCGGCGCCCCGGGCAACCCGGAGTTCGCCCTTGGGGCCATCACGGCGCGGGGGGGGAGGGTCCTGAACGAGCAGGCCCTGCGGCGCCTGTGGATTCCCCCCGGCTACCTGGACCAGGAGGCCCTGGAGCAACGCGCGCTGGCCGAGCGTCGCGCGCATGATTTGCGCGAGGCGCGTGGAGCCCTGCCCTTGGAGGGAAAGGTCGTCATCCTGGTGGACGACGGCATCGCGACGGGGATGACGGTGCGCGCGGCCCTCGCTGACGTGCGCGAGCAGCAGCCCGCCAAGGTGATCCTCGCCGCTCCGGTGATCGCTGCCGACACCGCGCGGGTGCTCGCGCCCATGGCCGATGCGCTCGAGGTGGTCCTGGTCCCCGAGGAGTTCTACGCGGTCGGGCAGTTCTACGATCGCTTCGACCAGGTGGAGGACGACGAGGTCCGGGCCATCCTCAAGGAGGCTGCGGCTGCCGCCTCCCAAGCCAAGAGGAGCTGA
- a CDS encoding circularly permuted type 2 ATP-grasp protein, translating into MINSAIDRYHALIDQANLTPADFQGFTERMRDARIMYGDRVQVEYMRAQFLSPEQNALIKHAAQTIWSAMDKLSAHFFSDPRFVEELALTERERELAAIDPGYPGFSTMARFDSFLIGDHLQFVELNAECPAGPAYTEIMAEAFLQDPVMQAFGKEYSLQGFKTRDRLLDTLLETYEIWAKGKGLATKPGRIAIVDWDGLSTRHEFDMCKAFFESKGIPTVIEDPRRLRFEGGKLLAADGSPIDLVYRRVLTHEFIGKWDEVQAMVEAYRAGAVCIVNSFRSKFLHKKMIFGLLTDGANQHLFTPEEREVIARHIPWTRKVRPGKTDYHGKEIDLVDYIRANRDRMVMKPNDDYGGRGIYIGWESTAEEWEEAIAKSVEHAYVVQEKVRVASALFPTVRDQVVYEQMNVDLDPFVWKGEVEGFLTRLSGTALCNVTSGGGIVPTFVIEPRA; encoded by the coding sequence GTGATCAACAGTGCCATTGACCGTTACCACGCCCTCATCGACCAGGCCAACCTCACCCCGGCGGACTTCCAGGGTTTCACCGAGCGCATGCGCGACGCGCGGATCATGTACGGCGATCGCGTCCAGGTCGAGTACATGCGCGCCCAGTTCCTCTCGCCCGAGCAGAACGCGCTGATCAAGCACGCCGCCCAGACCATCTGGTCGGCCATGGACAAGCTCTCGGCGCACTTCTTCAGCGATCCGCGCTTCGTCGAGGAGCTGGCGCTCACCGAGCGCGAGCGTGAGCTCGCCGCCATCGACCCCGGCTACCCGGGCTTCAGCACCATGGCGCGCTTCGACTCCTTCCTCATCGGCGACCACCTGCAGTTCGTCGAATTGAACGCCGAGTGCCCCGCCGGCCCCGCCTACACCGAGATCATGGCCGAGGCCTTCCTGCAGGACCCCGTCATGCAGGCTTTCGGCAAGGAGTACTCGCTCCAGGGCTTCAAGACCCGCGATCGCCTCCTCGACACCCTGCTCGAGACCTACGAGATCTGGGCCAAGGGCAAGGGCCTCGCCACCAAGCCCGGCCGCATCGCCATCGTCGACTGGGACGGTCTCTCGACCCGCCACGAGTTCGACATGTGCAAGGCCTTCTTCGAGAGCAAGGGCATCCCGACCGTGATCGAGGATCCTCGCCGGCTCCGCTTCGAGGGCGGCAAGCTGCTCGCCGCGGACGGCTCGCCCATCGACCTGGTCTATCGCCGCGTGCTCACGCACGAGTTCATCGGCAAGTGGGACGAGGTCCAGGCCATGGTCGAGGCCTACCGCGCCGGCGCGGTCTGCATCGTCAACTCGTTCCGCTCCAAGTTCCTGCACAAGAAGATGATCTTCGGCCTGCTGACCGACGGCGCCAACCAGCACCTCTTCACCCCCGAGGAGCGCGAGGTGATCGCGCGCCACATCCCCTGGACGCGCAAGGTCCGGCCCGGCAAGACCGATTACCATGGCAAGGAGATCGACCTGGTCGACTACATCCGTGCCAACCGCGATCGCATGGTCATGAAGCCCAACGACGACTACGGCGGCCGCGGCATCTACATCGGATGGGAGTCGACGGCCGAGGAGTGGGAAGAAGCCATCGCCAAGTCGGTGGAGCACGCCTACGTGGTCCAGGAGAAGGTCCGTGTGGCCTCCGCCCTGTTCCCCACGGTCCGCGACCAGGTCGTCTACGAGCAGATGAACGTCGATCTGGACCCCTTCGTCTGGAAGGGCGAAGTCGAGGGCTTCCTGACCCGTCTCTCGGGCACCGCCCTCTGCAACGTCACCTCTGGAGGCGGGATCGTCCCCACCTTCGTCATCGAGCCGCGCGCGTAG
- a CDS encoding S8 family serine peptidase gives MTRTTWQWSLERIQAPRAWRITSGDPSVVVAVLDTGVDPRHPDLQGKVLPGVNLFEPNKPAHDDNGHGTAVAGIIAAQGGIRDRFRGVAPDCRILPVKINKPRTGSVHAAQIAEGIRQALAHGADVLNLSVGCEIGEPGFNHATMADLANAIYEALRRGVPVVCAGGPRERKTYPAAWETLPEFAGLIAVGATDRKDRLHMWSPRWDYVSLVAPADATTTFPVSSPFLHARFGGTSAASPHVAGVLALMRTLRPELKPRELKRILLETSDKIRGGRVLRVNAFRALQALGGREALREREQLNKTRKTSSNTLQYSS, from the coding sequence ATGACGCGTACGACTTGGCAATGGTCCCTCGAACGGATTCAGGCGCCACGGGCTTGGCGGATCACCTCGGGGGATCCGTCAGTGGTCGTGGCCGTGCTCGACACGGGGGTAGACCCGCGTCACCCCGACCTGCAAGGCAAGGTCCTGCCCGGGGTCAATCTCTTCGAGCCCAACAAACCCGCCCACGACGACAACGGTCACGGCACCGCCGTCGCCGGCATCATCGCTGCGCAGGGAGGCATCCGCGATCGCTTCCGAGGGGTCGCCCCGGACTGCCGGATCCTGCCCGTCAAGATCAACAAGCCCCGCACCGGCAGCGTGCACGCCGCTCAGATCGCCGAGGGCATCCGCCAGGCGCTCGCCCACGGCGCCGACGTCCTGAACCTGAGCGTCGGCTGCGAGATCGGCGAGCCCGGCTTCAACCACGCGACCATGGCCGACCTGGCCAACGCCATCTACGAGGCCCTGCGCCGCGGGGTGCCCGTGGTCTGCGCCGGCGGCCCCCGCGAGCGCAAGACCTACCCCGCCGCCTGGGAGACCCTGCCCGAGTTCGCCGGCCTCATCGCCGTGGGCGCCACCGACCGCAAGGACCGCCTCCACATGTGGTCCCCGCGCTGGGACTACGTCTCCTTGGTCGCGCCGGCCGACGCCACCACCACCTTCCCGGTCAGCTCGCCGTTCCTGCATGCCCGCTTCGGCGGCACCTCGGCGGCCTCGCCCCACGTGGCCGGCGTGCTCGCCCTGATGCGCACCCTGCGCCCCGAGCTGAAACCCCGCGAGCTCAAGCGGATCCTGCTCGAAACCAGCGACAAGATTCGCGGCGGGCGCGTGCTGAGGGTCAACGCCTTCCGCGCTCTCCAGGCCCTCGGCGGCCGGGAGGCCCTGCGCGAAAGGGAGCAACTTAACAAAACTAGAAAAACCTCATCAAACACGTTACAATATTCCTCGTAG
- a CDS encoding alpha/beta hydrolase, whose protein sequence is MSSSTAKPRSTATPRAPKGPQGRLHRTKAFEIPGVEGARPLTIYFPPGYDREPERRYPVAYMFDGQNLFADEGAFSGGWHMHRALDARAARGLTVPIVVGIHHGGAKRAEELSPWPVEPGKEAWGDALLDWVVGPLAKMVREDLRVLEGAQHTLVGGSSLGGLLALYAYFRHNDVFGRALCMSPSLWVDEGAIFQYVAKARAGGDPRLYLDCGAKEAHGIVIKHAEWMAELLERKGFVPGYHLMWRPDSRGAHNERAWRRRLPRALKFLYG, encoded by the coding sequence ATGAGCAGTTCCACCGCCAAGCCGCGCTCGACCGCGACTCCCCGCGCCCCCAAAGGCCCCCAGGGCCGCCTTCACCGCACCAAGGCCTTCGAGATCCCGGGCGTCGAAGGGGCGCGACCGCTGACCATCTACTTCCCGCCCGGCTACGACCGGGAGCCCGAGCGCCGCTACCCGGTGGCCTACATGTTCGACGGCCAGAACCTGTTCGCGGACGAAGGCGCTTTTTCGGGCGGCTGGCACATGCACCGGGCGCTCGATGCCCGCGCGGCCCGGGGCCTCACGGTCCCCATCGTCGTCGGGATCCACCACGGCGGCGCGAAGCGCGCCGAGGAGCTCAGCCCCTGGCCCGTCGAGCCCGGGAAGGAAGCCTGGGGCGACGCATTGCTCGACTGGGTGGTGGGCCCGCTCGCCAAGATGGTGCGCGAGGACCTGCGGGTGCTCGAAGGGGCGCAGCATACCCTGGTCGGCGGCTCCTCGCTGGGGGGGCTTCTCGCCCTCTACGCCTACTTTCGCCACAACGACGTCTTCGGGCGGGCCCTGTGCATGTCCCCTTCGCTCTGGGTGGACGAGGGGGCGATCTTCCAGTACGTGGCCAAGGCGCGCGCCGGCGGCGATCCGCGCCTCTACCTGGACTGCGGCGCCAAAGAGGCGCACGGCATCGTCATCAAGCACGCCGAGTGGATGGCCGAGTTGCTCGAGCGCAAGGGCTTCGTGCCCGGCTACCACCTGATGTGGCGGCCCGATTCCCGCGGGGCGCACAACGAGCGCGCGTGGCGCCGGCGGCTGCCGAGGGCCCTCAAGTTCCTGTACGGCTAA
- a CDS encoding amylo-alpha-1,6-glucosidase: protein MARKRDPQPSERQRRERKQRVLAQRTPSVVRSIADAIVVKDQSVYFLSAPDGNVPLRQGHGFGLYYHDCRFLDGYELKLEGKPASVLASSASEGYQAVFQLSNPDLSGELRPLIPKEDLGIQWLRLASGADCALHDRLSVSNFGPLTHAFSLSLTFRANFEDVFEVRGLMPEVQGEILEPVWQDGALLLGYAGADGLYRYLTIHFAPAPSYYEGTTAVFRLSLAPEEMTEIQVSLLLSEAGAPRPLTPKPRVPPDFSRIHDRLGESAAAWYQQHANLRSDSLLLDRIMAQSLRDLHMLGSKLEHEGYLSAGVPWYTTLFGRDSLIASLEALAYNPDIAEQTLRLLAKHQGRRVDDWRDEQPGKILHELRVGELARLKEIPYDPYYGSIDSTPLFLILLGKHAAWTGSLALFEALRENVERALSWIADYGERIVEGWLAYQCASAKGLLNQGWKDSGLAIVNADGSVATPPIALVEVQGYVYLAKTLIADLFRRSGDPGRAARLIGEAEALRKRFNQAFWSEALGSYVLALQEGLKPAAVIASNAGQALWTGIADPEKAARVAQRLLAKDMYSGWGIRTLSSEERRFNPIGYHLGSVWPHDNALIAAGFKRYGLDQAAYRVFEGLFEAATHFEHYRMPELFTGYPSTPFGEPVRYPVACHPQAWAAGSIPFLVQTLLGLVPEAFERRLRIVRPRLPDFTEFIEIHRLRVGDSRLDLRFERAGERVRVRTLKHDGPLQIRVEH, encoded by the coding sequence ATGGCGAGGAAGCGAGACCCCCAGCCGAGCGAGCGCCAGCGGCGCGAGCGGAAACAGCGGGTCCTGGCTCAGCGGACGCCTTCGGTCGTGCGCAGCATCGCCGATGCGATCGTGGTCAAGGACCAGAGCGTCTACTTCCTGAGTGCTCCCGACGGCAACGTGCCGCTGCGACAGGGGCACGGCTTCGGCCTCTACTACCACGATTGCCGCTTTCTGGACGGCTACGAGCTGAAGCTCGAAGGCAAGCCTGCGAGCGTCCTGGCCTCTAGCGCGAGCGAGGGGTATCAGGCCGTCTTCCAGCTGAGCAATCCGGACCTGAGCGGCGAACTCAGGCCCCTGATCCCCAAGGAGGACCTGGGGATTCAATGGTTGCGCCTTGCCTCGGGGGCGGATTGCGCGCTGCATGATCGTCTGAGCGTCAGCAACTTTGGCCCGCTCACCCATGCTTTCTCCCTCTCGCTCACCTTCCGGGCGAACTTCGAGGACGTCTTCGAGGTGCGGGGCTTGATGCCCGAAGTACAGGGCGAGATCCTCGAACCGGTTTGGCAGGATGGCGCCCTCTTGCTCGGCTACGCCGGGGCCGACGGCCTCTATCGCTACCTCACGATTCACTTTGCTCCCGCGCCGAGCTACTACGAGGGGACCACCGCCGTCTTCCGGCTGAGCCTCGCGCCCGAGGAGATGACCGAGATCCAGGTGAGCCTCCTCTTGAGCGAGGCGGGGGCTCCCCGGCCTTTGACCCCCAAGCCTCGCGTTCCCCCCGACTTTTCACGGATTCACGACCGGCTCGGCGAATCGGCGGCGGCCTGGTATCAGCAGCACGCCAATCTCCGCAGCGACAGCTTGTTGCTGGACCGGATCATGGCCCAGTCCCTGCGGGATTTGCACATGCTGGGCAGCAAGCTCGAGCACGAGGGCTACCTCTCGGCCGGAGTGCCCTGGTACACGACCCTCTTCGGCCGAGACAGCCTGATTGCTTCTCTCGAGGCCCTCGCCTACAACCCCGATATCGCCGAGCAGACGCTGCGCCTGCTGGCCAAGCACCAGGGGCGGCGCGTGGACGATTGGCGTGACGAGCAGCCCGGCAAGATCCTCCACGAATTGCGGGTCGGGGAGCTGGCGCGCCTCAAGGAGATTCCCTACGACCCCTACTACGGCTCGATCGACTCCACGCCGCTCTTCTTGATCCTTTTAGGAAAGCATGCCGCCTGGACCGGGAGCCTCGCCCTCTTCGAGGCCCTGCGGGAGAACGTCGAGCGGGCGTTGTCCTGGATTGCCGATTACGGCGAGCGCATCGTCGAGGGCTGGCTGGCGTATCAGTGCGCCTCCGCCAAGGGGCTTTTGAACCAGGGGTGGAAGGACTCGGGCCTCGCCATCGTGAACGCGGACGGCAGCGTGGCCACCCCGCCCATCGCGCTGGTCGAGGTGCAGGGCTACGTCTATCTGGCCAAGACCTTGATCGCGGACCTCTTTCGCCGGTCGGGCGATCCGGGGCGGGCCGCACGGCTCATCGGCGAGGCCGAGGCGCTGCGGAAGCGGTTCAACCAAGCTTTCTGGAGCGAGGCGCTCGGGAGCTACGTGCTGGCTCTGCAAGAAGGCCTCAAGCCCGCTGCGGTGATCGCCTCCAACGCCGGTCAGGCCCTCTGGACCGGCATCGCCGACCCGGAGAAGGCAGCCCGTGTCGCACAGCGCTTGTTGGCCAAGGACATGTACAGCGGCTGGGGGATCCGCACCCTTTCGAGCGAGGAGCGCCGCTTCAACCCGATTGGTTATCACCTGGGGAGTGTCTGGCCGCACGACAACGCCCTGATCGCGGCGGGCTTCAAGCGCTACGGCTTGGACCAAGCGGCTTATCGGGTCTTCGAGGGCCTGTTCGAGGCGGCCACCCACTTCGAGCACTACCGGATGCCCGAGCTGTTCACCGGTTATCCGAGCACGCCTTTCGGCGAACCCGTCCGCTATCCGGTGGCCTGTCATCCGCAGGCCTGGGCGGCGGGCTCCATTCCTTTCCTCGTGCAGACGTTGCTGGGGCTGGTCCCCGAGGCCTTCGAGCGGCGGCTACGGATCGTGCGACCCAGGCTGCCTGACTTCACGGAGTTCATCGAGATCCATCGTTTGAGGGTCGGCGATTCTCGCCTGGATCTGCGCTTCGAGCGCGCGGGCGAGCGGGTGCGCGTGCGAACCCTCAAGCACGACGGCCCGCTGCAAATCCGCGTCGAGCACTGA
- a CDS encoding erythromycin esterase family protein → MPNGRGSRPPALSHADWVRLSAVPLHGVPEDFDACLDEVGEARIVMLGEASHGTAEFYATRARLTRHLIEEKGFTFVAIEGDWPDAARVNRYVRGAPEDALSALGGFKRFPIWMWRNTVVLSFIDWLRGWNDRRSPESRVGFYGLDLYSLHASMEAVVAYLERVDPAAAERARERYACFEPFGEDTRQYALDAHFLAASCEEELISTLLDLREQRARYAALSSRDEAFEAELNAIAAADAESYYRQMVRGGAVTWNLRDRHMVATLERLLAHLGPDAKAILWEHNSHIGDFRATYEGQSGHLNVGQLVRERHGSDAFAVGFGTYRGTVTAARAWDGPPEFMRVPPAREDSIEAAFHQANIPSFYLGLRDLARGGAWLAETRPERAIGVVYNPAEERFGNYVPSRLAARYDAYVFHDETLAVEPLDLGPEPPGLETYPSGL, encoded by the coding sequence ATGCCGAACGGAAGAGGCTCAAGGCCGCCGGCGCTCTCCCATGCCGACTGGGTGCGCCTCAGCGCGGTCCCCCTCCACGGGGTCCCCGAGGACTTCGACGCATGCCTGGACGAGGTGGGCGAGGCCCGGATCGTGATGCTCGGTGAAGCGAGCCACGGCACCGCCGAGTTCTACGCGACCCGCGCGCGCCTGACCCGGCATCTGATCGAGGAGAAGGGCTTCACCTTCGTCGCCATCGAAGGGGATTGGCCCGACGCGGCCAGAGTCAACCGCTACGTGCGCGGGGCCCCGGAGGATGCCCTGTCGGCCCTTGGCGGCTTCAAGCGCTTCCCCATCTGGATGTGGCGCAACACGGTGGTCCTCTCCTTCATCGATTGGCTCCGCGGCTGGAATGACCGCCGATCCCCCGAGTCGCGGGTGGGCTTCTACGGCCTCGACCTGTACAGCCTCCACGCCTCGATGGAGGCCGTCGTGGCCTACCTGGAAAGGGTGGACCCCGCAGCGGCCGAGCGTGCGCGCGAGCGCTACGCCTGCTTCGAGCCCTTCGGGGAGGATACCCGCCAGTACGCGCTCGATGCGCACTTCCTCGCCGCCTCCTGCGAGGAGGAACTGATTTCAACCCTCTTGGACCTGCGGGAGCAGCGTGCGCGCTACGCGGCCCTCAGCTCGCGCGACGAGGCCTTCGAGGCCGAGCTGAACGCGATAGCTGCCGCCGATGCCGAGAGCTACTACCGCCAGATGGTGCGGGGCGGGGCCGTGACCTGGAATCTGCGCGATCGCCACATGGTGGCAACCCTGGAGCGCCTCCTGGCCCACCTGGGCCCCGATGCGAAGGCGATCCTGTGGGAGCACAACTCCCACATCGGGGACTTCCGGGCCACTTACGAGGGCCAGAGCGGCCACTTGAACGTGGGCCAGCTCGTGCGCGAGCGCCACGGCTCCGATGCCTTCGCGGTCGGCTTCGGCACCTACCGAGGGACGGTCACGGCGGCCCGGGCCTGGGACGGCCCCCCCGAGTTCATGCGGGTGCCCCCGGCCCGAGAAGACAGCATCGAGGCCGCCTTCCACCAGGCGAACATCCCTTCCTTCTACCTGGGGCTCAGGGACCTGGCCCGTGGTGGGGCGTGGCTTGCTGAGACGCGGCCCGAGCGTGCCATTGGGGTGGTCTACAACCCGGCCGAGGAGCGCTTTGGCAACTACGTGCCCTCACGCCTGGCCGCGCGCTACGACGCCTACGTCTTCCACGACGAGACGCTTGCGGTCGAGCCCCTGGATCTCGGGCCGGAGCCGCCGGGCCTCGAGACCTACCCCAGCGGCTTGTAG
- a CDS encoding aminopeptidase, whose amino-acid sequence MSKKLTDMRSLPFPPEYREGAYNAINRSLQVRPGERVVVISDRDSQFIGASLIEAIELAEGIAQGFVVEDYCDRPILDMPYEILKAVSECAACLYTVNPQPGEVPSRAQVINLATVKKVRYGHMVGITGEIMNTGMRADFDAINKMSLGLRRLLQSARRIHVTTPAGTDIEIEHDPKEFQWIKTSGKISRDAWGNLPGGEIFTTPKRINGIWVADAPVGDYFSQKYGDLKDTPLTLEIQDNYLKTVTSPHEELAQEFWGYTHSTENANRIGEIAVGTNLGVTEFTGNLLQDEKIPGFHIAFGEPCGCLTGANWTCRAHIDLLARECSVWADGQAIMLHGRFVDLNPSS is encoded by the coding sequence GTGTCTAAGAAGCTGACCGACATGCGTTCGCTGCCCTTTCCCCCCGAGTACCGGGAAGGGGCCTACAACGCCATCAATCGCAGCCTCCAGGTTCGCCCCGGCGAACGGGTCGTCGTCATCTCCGACCGGGATTCCCAGTTCATCGGCGCCTCGCTGATCGAGGCGATCGAGCTGGCCGAGGGCATCGCCCAGGGCTTCGTGGTCGAGGACTACTGCGATCGCCCGATCCTCGACATGCCCTACGAGATCCTCAAGGCCGTCTCCGAGTGCGCCGCTTGCCTGTACACGGTGAACCCGCAGCCGGGCGAGGTGCCCTCGCGCGCCCAGGTCATCAACCTGGCGACCGTCAAGAAGGTCCGCTACGGCCACATGGTCGGCATCACCGGCGAGATCATGAACACCGGCATGCGCGCCGACTTCGACGCCATCAACAAGATGAGCCTCGGTCTGCGTCGCCTGCTGCAGAGCGCGCGCCGGATCCACGTCACCACCCCTGCGGGCACCGACATCGAGATCGAGCACGACCCCAAGGAGTTCCAGTGGATCAAGACCTCTGGTAAGATCTCGCGGGACGCCTGGGGTAACCTGCCCGGCGGTGAGATCTTCACCACCCCCAAGCGGATCAACGGCATCTGGGTGGCGGACGCGCCGGTTGGCGACTACTTCTCCCAGAAGTACGGCGATCTCAAGGACACTCCGCTGACCCTCGAGATCCAGGACAACTACCTCAAGACCGTGACGAGCCCCCACGAAGAGCTCGCCCAGGAGTTCTGGGGCTACACCCACTCGACCGAGAACGCCAACCGCATCGGCGAAATCGCGGTGGGCACCAACCTCGGCGTCACGGAGTTCACGGGCAACCTCCTCCAGGACGAGAAGATCCCGGGGTTCCACATCGCCTTCGGGGAGCCTTGCGGCTGCCTGACCGGCGCCAACTGGACCTGCCGGGCTCACATCGACCTGCTGGCGCGCGAGTGCTCCGTGTGGGCGGACGGCCAGGCCATCATGCTGCACGGCCGCTTCGTCGACCTGAACCCCAGTAGCTAG
- a CDS encoding carboxylate-amine ligase, translating into MLEKFTIGIEEEYQIIDPETRELRSHISVMLEEGGMILGERVKPEMHQSIIEVGTDICTNVTEAAKDVMQLRAAIARLAKKHGLKIMASGTHPFSDWKTQDITDGDRYKVLVDDLQDVARANLIFGMHVHVGVNDKDLAIDLVNQARYFLPHLLAISCSSPFWLGRATGLKSHRSSVFKNFPRTGIPGVFQSYAEFDSYVQTLIKTNCIDNGKKIWWDLRPHPIYNTIEFRVCDLPTDYKTSIAIAALIQAIVAKLYVLRRENMSFRVYPTALIDENKWRAYRYGLDGKLIDFGIKGEKHTKDLIVELLNFVDDVVDELGSREALKHIYTILDRGTDADRQLQVFAQTNDLKAVVDDMCERTLEGIDLSMADDIMGTALSASVERAINLKENAGV; encoded by the coding sequence ATGCTTGAAAAATTCACCATCGGGATCGAGGAAGAGTACCAGATCATCGATCCCGAGACCCGCGAGCTTCGCAGCCACATCTCGGTCATGCTCGAAGAGGGTGGCATGATCCTCGGCGAGCGCGTCAAGCCTGAGATGCACCAGTCGATCATCGAGGTCGGCACCGACATCTGCACCAACGTCACCGAAGCCGCCAAGGACGTCATGCAGCTGCGCGCGGCGATCGCTCGTCTCGCCAAGAAGCACGGCCTCAAGATCATGGCCTCGGGCACCCACCCCTTCAGCGACTGGAAGACCCAGGACATCACCGACGGTGACCGCTACAAGGTCCTGGTCGACGACCTGCAGGACGTGGCCCGCGCCAACCTGATCTTCGGCATGCACGTCCACGTGGGCGTCAACGACAAGGATCTGGCCATCGACCTGGTCAACCAGGCCCGCTACTTCCTGCCCCACCTGCTGGCCATCAGCTGCTCGAGCCCCTTCTGGCTCGGCCGCGCCACCGGTCTCAAGTCGCATCGCTCGAGCGTCTTCAAGAACTTCCCCCGCACGGGCATCCCGGGCGTGTTCCAGTCCTACGCCGAGTTCGACTCCTACGTCCAGACGCTCATCAAGACCAACTGCATCGACAACGGCAAGAAGATCTGGTGGGACCTGCGCCCGCACCCGATCTACAACACCATCGAGTTCCGCGTCTGCGACCTGCCCACCGACTACAAGACCTCGATCGCGATCGCGGCCCTCATCCAGGCCATCGTCGCCAAGCTCTACGTCCTGCGCCGCGAGAACATGTCGTTCCGCGTCTACCCGACCGCGCTGATCGACGAGAACAAGTGGCGCGCCTACCGCTACGGCCTGGACGGCAAGCTGATCGACTTCGGCATCAAGGGTGAGAAGCACACCAAGGACCTGATCGTCGAGCTGCTCAACTTCGTGGACGACGTGGTGGACGAGCTGGGCAGCCGCGAGGCGCTCAAGCACATCTACACCATCCTCGATCGCGGCACCGATGCCGATCGCCAGCTCCAGGTCTTCGCCCAGACCAACGACCTCAAGGCCGTCGTCGACGACATGTGCGAGCGCACCCTCGAGGGCATCGACCTGTCCATGGCCGACGACATCATGGGCACCGCCCTCTCGGCCTCGGTCGAACGCGCCATCAACCTCAAGGAAAATGCCGGTGTCTAA
- a CDS encoding DUF5335 family protein codes for MATRIIPTDQWLDYLNDISVLKRRAKVSVELKSDEFGDRLIADNLPLLGITPEMKGSEACAVDIEVGAQRSEKADRMTHSVICTSKLVVEEDDASHPREIDICGEDPKTHARVTTVIRFL; via the coding sequence ATGGCGACGCGCATCATCCCGACCGACCAGTGGCTCGATTACCTCAACGACATCAGCGTCCTCAAGCGGCGCGCCAAGGTCTCCGTCGAGCTCAAGAGCGACGAGTTCGGCGATCGCCTGATCGCAGACAACCTGCCCCTGCTCGGCATCACCCCCGAGATGAAGGGCAGCGAGGCCTGCGCGGTGGACATCGAGGTGGGCGCCCAGCGCAGCGAGAAGGCCGACCGCATGACCCACTCGGTCATCTGTACCTCTAAGCTCGTGGTCGAGGAGGACGACGCCAGCCATCCGCGCGAGATCGACATCTGCGGCGAGGACCCCAAGACCCACGCGCGGGTGACGACCGTCATCCGCTTCCTCTGA